The Nitrospira sp. sequence ACGACGGCTTCCTTGATGGTTCCCTCTGCCGGCAGTTGACCGATGAGATAGCCGGGGGAACCGGGGGTTCTGAGTAGATTGGAGACGGGGGCGAAGGTCTTCGTGGTTTCGCTATACAGGTAGAAGCCTACGAGATCGCCTTTCAAGGTTTTGAGCAGTTCTTGTGATAGCTTCAGGTCGAACTCGTGAAGCCCGCGACAGGCGAGCAGAGCGCTGATAATTCGCAGAGAGTTCTCCTGTGGCTCTACAGTGCCCATATATGGGCACTGTAGCATGGCATGGGAATATTAGGGAAGGTAAGGCGAGATCTGACGGATTAATCCTGAGCTGAGCGGGTCTTAAGGGCATCCAGCCGTTTTTTATCCAGACTGACATGGAGAGACTTATCTTGGGTCACTGTGACGGCGCCGGGCGCCTGACCCTTGGCTTTCTTCACCCACTTGCGCCGCGTATAGATCACCTCGCCTTTTCCGCTTTTCTTGAGGTCGCTATAAAGTAACGCCAATGTTGCGGCGTCCCGGATGGTTTCCGGTGGCGGGTCGCTGCCCTTTTCGAGGCGCACGACCACATGGGATCCCGGTGTGCCGCGAGCATGGAGCCAGAGGTCGTCACTTTTGGCGAGGCCGAAGGTCAATTCGTCGTTCTCCCGTGCATTCCGTCCCACAAAGATCGGGAGCCCATCCGATGAGGTGAAGCGGCGAAAGGGGCCGCGCCGTTCTTCCGGCCGTTCGTTCGCTGTCAATCGATCCCGTTGCCGAGTGGGCGCAGTGGTTGACGGTTTGACCGGTGCCGGTTGCCAGGTTCCTTGCTCGATGGCGGAGAGCTCCCGGCGGAGCGCATCGATCTCGGCTTCTCCCCGTGCAATCCGAGGAAGCAGTTCTCGCTCCGCTGTCGCGTGCTTCCGTTGTTTGCGGAAATAGTCGTCCATATTGCCTTGAGCAGACTTCGTCGGATCGAGCGGGATCGTGAGTTGGGGCAGGGCCTCATCGAAGTAGTCGACGACAACGATCGACTCCAGCCCTTTCTTGATCGTGCCCAGGTTGGCCTTCAACAATTCTCCATAGCGGGCATAATGGCGATATTTCTCCGCTTTAACGAGGTCGCTTCGCCAGGCCTCCACGCGCCGCCCCTGTTTCTTGATCGCTTTTCTGATCTGGTTTGCGCGGGCGTCTCGGACGGCGGCCGAGTTGTCCGTCGATTCTTTCTCGTCATAGTAGGATTCAATTGCGGCGGATAAGCCGCACGGCCCGTGCGCATCGGCTGCGAAACGGGTGTCTCGTTCCCGTGGTCCGGCACCGGCTGAAAGAGCCGGTGTTTGGTATGGTGTGCCATACATGTCGGTCGAACGATTCAGATCTCTCAACAGCCGTCGTTCAAAATCAAGCACCAGAAGATTGGCTCGGTTGCCGGTCAGTTCTGCAATCAATCGTTGGGGACCTGCTTTGGTCGTGAGCGACAGGGCCACGATACGGTCCCGCCCTTCTTGACGAAGGTCGTCAACCCGTGCGCCGTGGAGATGAGCCCGAAGGTATTGGCAAAAGGGCGGCGGAGCTGGCGGATTCTGCAACGCATGAGTGATCAGGTGAATGCGCGTCGATGCGGGATGGGCCGAGAGCAGCAGGCGATGCGTGTGTCCGGGCGTTCGGATTTCCAGCACGACCGTCCGTGATGTCGGTTGATAGGCTTTTTGGATCCAGCCTCCGATCAGCGCCGGAGCCAGTTCAGCTACGACCTGGGTAATTTCTGTCGCCGTCAGTGCCATTGTTTGTCTGTGTCACTCCGCCGTAGGGTTGAGGGGCGGCACCGGTCTTTCTCCATTTATGTCGCATGGGGCCAATTCGGTCAAATCTCCTCCACCGCAGCCCTGTTTCGACTGCGCACACTCTACGATTCAACGCAAAAACCCGCAAGGGCATGAAGATGCGCTGGCTGGCATCCAGCTTGCTTTGTTCACGGGTAAGCAGGATTTCAGCAAGCTGCTAGGCTCTGTATAGCGGCCGTGCGGTATCTGTGAAGCAGCCTGCGCCATTTGTGATTTGGAGGATGCTATGAAGTGCACAAGATGCGAAGGTCTCATGGTGGTCGACAATCTGGTCGATTTGCAGGAAAGCTGCGTGCCCATGTGGATGCGCGGTATGCGCTGTGTGTCCTGCGGTAATATCGTGGATCCGTTGATTCTCCGTCATCGTATGATTCAGAAATCCGGAGCGATGAAGCTCCTGAAGCCTGGCGTGCTGGTGCCGGAGTTTGCAGAGCATCTGAAAGCCACCGCCTGATCGGTTGGTGCAGGGCCTTCGCCACAATCTGAGTGCGTTGACCGCGCCCGAACCCACGCATGGGATATTCTCCCTGCCGTTTCCGAATCTTTCCAGCTCAGGTTCCTTCTTGCAGGCCCGTCCTTCCTACGTTACAGTCTCCTTCATTTCAAAACGGCTGTTACGGGAGGCGGAAGGTGCTGCTATTCGATTCCCCATCGCTCATCGCACTGAATCTTGAACTTCGATTGTCCATGCGGAAGCTGCTCCAGGATCTCGGCCGGGAGTTGCAGGACGATTACGCTGAATTGGCATCACAGCTCGTGTTTCCAGCAGACTATGTGCAATTTCTCAGTCGCAGGTTGAAAGCTGAGGACTTGTCCAATTGGAAAGTCGTCGGGTGGATCGAGTCGCTGAACGATTGTGTGTACTTTCTGGATATTTGGCAGCAGTGGCGGACGGAGTCGGACCGCCGGGAGTTTGCCGAACAGCTGTTTGCTGAGTGTCAGGAAAAGTTTTTCGAAAATAGTTATCTCGACGAGCTGTTTCCCAAAGGTAAACCGCAGGTGACTGGTCTGGATGGCCGGCTCGCGCGGCTGTGCAAGCGACTGGCGCAGGATATTGCGCAAGAAGCCCTGTGGCTCGATCCCGCCGCTGCGACCGCCTGGTGCCGCATGGGCAAGAAGGTGCCGTGGAACGTGCCGGGCAACCTGGCGCAGAACTTTGAAAAAGCGGAGGAGGCCGGTGCCGTACCCCTTGGAGTCGCAGGGGATCAATGCGAAGCGCCGCCTTCTCTGAAGCGTGTCCTGACGCGCGCAAAAAGCCGTGCGGTCTTTCGCATCGATGAGACTGGGATTGCCTTGAAAGTCGGGCGACTACTTGCCCCGGTCTGGTCTGCTGTCGGCGGGCAGGCTCAATGGCATTGGGCGGTGCGTCCGACCGCTGAAGTTCTGTGTACCTCATATGGCGCAGTGACCGTCGGATCCACCCTCATGTATGGCAAAGACCGTCAGCCGAAGAAGGTGGTTCCGACAGACCCGAAGCAGGCCGCACGGATCCGGCGGGCCTGGGAAACGATTCATACGGCATGGCCTGAAGGGCATGAGGTCCTGGCGCTGTTGACCTCGCGGATTATTCCGCTCAACGCGAAGGGCGTCGTCAGTTTCAGTTACCGCCATCGTCCCGGCCTCTCCTTCATCAATTGTTTCGACCGTGACAATCTCGACCTTATCGACGATCTGATTCACGAGAACAGCCACCACCACTTGAATCTGCTCCTGCGCAAACACGTCATGTATCACGGCGACCGCAATCAGCAGATCTTTTATTCGCCCTGGCGCCGGAGCCTGCGCCCATTGCGCGGGATTCTGCACGCGACCTTTACCTTCACCATGGGGGCGCTGCTGTTCGAGCGGCTCTCGTCGTGGGCCGAGACGAAGCAGGGAATGAAGCAGTGGAAAGCGGCCGGATTAACGCAGCGCGATCTCATGCGGGCGCGCTTTCGCTGCCTTGAAGAGATCGAATCAGTCCGCTACTCGATTCAGGATCTGGAATATGCCGGCGGGCATCTGAAGTGGTTGACCGGATCCGGCGCACGTTTAGTGAGGCAGCTGGAAGAGCAGATCGGGAATGCCGAAGCGCACATCCTCTGCCACCGCGAAGCGGTCATGCGCTCCACGTTCGGCCCCGCCATCCGGCGCCACATCAAGGAGCTTCAGCAGGCCCGCCAAGCCTTCGGGCCGGTGCGGTTGGGGGCGGTGTAAGCAGGCCGATCCCCCTGGTTCGTTGTTCTTGTGCGAAGGCTGGGGTATCATCCCAACCATGAAGCGGCACGTTCTTAAAGTCAGGAAGGCTACTGTTAGTAAAGCCAAGAAGGGCAGCCTTCCAGAATCTGCTGCAATGCGGCGCAAGGTAAAACAAACCTTTGCGGCGCAGGTCGATGCGTTCATCGACCGCTATCGCCCCGCTCTCGAAGCCCTCGCCAAGCGGTGATCTATCTCAGTGTCGAGCAGGTTCTCTTTCTTTACGATCGCTTGATCGAGGAGACGGGTGGGCAGCACGGTGTCCGCGATCTCGGTGGACTACAGTAGGCTCTCGCGCTTCCGCAGGCGGTCATCGCTGATACTGAGTTCTATCCAGACGTGTTCAGTAAGGCCGCGGTTTTACTGGATGGGCTGACGAGAAATCATCCCTTTCTCGATGGGAATAAACGGATCAGTATTGCGACCGCCGCCCTGTTTCTGGAAGTGAACGGCTATCGCGTGACTACGACGAATACTGATTTGGAAGGGTTTACAATACATGTGACGACGATGGAGCCAGGCCTTGATCAGATTACCAAGTGGTTCAGAGACAAAACCGTTCGAATCGCCCGGCGTTGATCAAAAGCCCATAGAGGTGATGCCATGGACACGAATTCAAATAAGGTACAAGCCAAGGTTGGAGTAGGCCGGGCGGGGATCAAGGCGATTGCCAAGGACCTTCGCAAACAGTACGGATCAATGCTGAAACGGCTGGCAGGCTAAAGAAGCTATAGGTCACGAAAGGCGGCGGTAGGGTTCGGTATTCTTCTCCATCACCCGCATGGCAGTGGCACGGAATGCGTCATCAGGCTGACCAATGAAGTCCATGATGCCGAGGCGCACGATCTGCTCGACCGTCAGCCCCTCGCGTTTACCCAATACCTCCAATCGCCGCATTTCTTCATCTGAAAGAGAAATCGTGACCGTTGCCATGATTGGTTCCTTCGCTTTGGATGCTGCAACTCATAATGAAGTTAGCATAGGGGAAAGGATTTCTGAGGGCAAACTCTTGAAGTGAACCTGCCCTCATATAAAGAAGCTTCACCAAGTTCATCGAATGTACGGGTTGGTCTGGTGGTCAAGAGAGGACGGTTCAAAGCACCATTCTCGTTCCTGCTGAGAAACGATTTATTACTCCATTTTCGGCCCCGTCCTCCGCTGCCTATCAAGGAGCTTCATCAGGCCCGCCAAGTCTTTGGACCTGTGCGGACGACATTGCTAACTCAGCGTTATAGATCTTGGTAATTTGCGAGTATTTCGGGAAGCTGGTTGTAGGAGGTGGCTTTAGCAAAGAAGCCCACAGCCTCGTGAATATAGGGATCGCGTCGAGCCGCCTGTGTTAGAAACTCGTGAGTACGTTTGTCTACGATGATTGCATCTACATAGGGGGCGAGACAAGCGAGATAATCATCCCCGAGGTCGCTTCCGCTGGCTCGAGGCGCCGACCTTCGGGCATCTCGAATTGCCCTTTGAAGTATTTCTGAAGGTATTTTTGCATCTCGAATATTTCCCCAAACTAGTTCGAGATCTATCTCCATTTGATTAGTAGCAACTCTTGCGAGTTTTCGAAGTCGTGCTAACCGCTTAAACTCACCTAAGGTTGTGCTATCGGTAATATCGCTCTTAGGGACATCATGCTGTTCCACGAAAGCATCAAAAGCATTGCTGCTTCGTTGTATTGCTTCGCCCAAGTTTTTAGCCACCATGCTGACAAAGTCTTCAGCTGTTCTGTGAGGATCAATGAGCCTAGCGTCTCCGCGCTGAGATAAGTCCTCTGTGGTCTTGGAGATTTCTTCAATCAGTGGCTGCTTAAAGGCCCCGGGGTCGTTGATTTGGATGTTCCGAAGCTTCCCGATCTCAGTGGCATCGTTTATTCTACCCTCAGAATGTAGAATTGAAGAAACTTCCTGCTCGCGAGTCGCCATTGCTTCGAGTGTTGAGTGCATGGACTCCCAATCATCAAGCATGGCGATATCTGTGGGCGGTCCGTATTGAAGGAGTCGTGCCCTAACTGCTTCTCGCATTTTATGAAAGTCTATGGTCGGGAACGCAGCTATGGCAGCAACCTCTGCCTCAAAAACATCGACGACTGCTCCTAGCATTTTCGGATTGTAGGATCTGCCGATCCAGGCTATTTGCGAGAATGATCTGAGAAAATCTATTCGTCTCCGACCTATTTCTATATCAGCATGGCGTACAAGTTCTATGAAGTGGTGTAAGCATATGATCGGTGTCCAGGTAGCATCGAACAGGCGCTTTTGAACTTCGTGTGCTGAGCTGCAAAGTTTAGGATTTTTGGCCAAAGCGTCTTTGGCCCAAGAGGCGAGTATTGAGGAGTCAATTGCAACGAATCGAGGGAGTATTAATCTCACAATCGTTATTCGTGAAGGTGGAAATCTTCTTCAGGGTGTTCGAAAAGGTCGTTCGGTAAAGGCGAAGCGAGGCAGAATCAAAGTAGTACTCACTCCCTGGTATTCATTGCAATCCTCACGGCTCGACCACCACATCTACAAACGCCGGCAGGCTATCTGCCCCCTTCTTATCCGTCACGCGTAGCTTGAATCGATAGGTGCGGGGCTCGGAGACGTGGGGAGCTTGGAAGGAGGCTTCGGGGCCATTCACATCGAGGAGCGGCACTTTACTGCCGCGGACTTGGCTCCACGAATAGTAGAGCGCTTCGCCTTCCGCATCGCTGCTGTTCAACCCGCTCAGCTTCACCTTCGTTCCAGCCTTCACCGTTTTGTTCTTGCCTGCATCAGCGACCGGTGGTTCGTTGGGCTCATCGTTCACGGTCACATGGATGTCGAGCGATGCCTGTTTGCCGCGATTGGTCACGGTCAGGATCGTCTTGCCGTTGCCGACGATTTGCAGCATTCCACCGCTCAGGACCTTGATGACGGCGGGGTTAGCGCTCTGGTAGCTGGTGCCGCTGGCCGGCGAGGCGAGCGGCCGCACGACTCCGTCGGCGAACTCGCCGACGACTGGAAGTTCGAAGACCTTGCCCAGCGAATCGACATGGCCGAAGGCCGATGACTGCCCTGTGCGTCCCAGTTGCAACGGTTTGTCCGTCTCGAAGTCGATCGTCTGCAGGGCCGCTTCCGGCTCAACCTTCACCATGACTTCGTCGAACACGGTGCGAGTTCCCAAACGTCCACGTGAAATTTCTGCGACGGCCAGCAGGCGCATCAGTCCGATCGCTTCCTGTGGAACTTTCAGGGAGCCGCCGAACGGCGGCGTTTGGTCCGAACTGGAGGAGAGGGCGGCGACGGCGACCACCGGGGCGCCGGAGATGCTGTCTTTCCGGGAGAAGCGATCATCGCTCAGCCTATCTTGCTGGGGCATGATCGACACCTCGGAGTCGTCCTGCTGCACGAGGGTCTCGGCCTGTTCCCCGTACCAGTAGTAACGGACCTTCACGATGCCGCTGTCTGCGCCCAGATCGACTGTGACGGTGACGGCTTGACCGGATTTCAGCGTGGCGCCGTCGGCCGGGGCCGCGATTTTAAACGCAAAGGTTGGGTCTGCTGACAGCAGGCTGCCGACAGCCAAGGTCAAGAGGTACAGGCTTCGAATCCACGGTTGACGCGTCACACTTGGCGCTTCATGAACCATTGCTACCTCGTCAGGTGGTAGGGCACATCGGTCAACACGACACGATCTTTGAAGAGCAGGGCTCCTTTCAAGAGCAGCGCCCGTTGATTGTGGAGGATATTCTGCCACCATCGGGCCGGCAAGATCTCCGGGATGACGACAGTGATCCAGCAATCAGGATCCTTCTGTTGGAGGTCCTCAATGTAGTCGAGGATCGACCCGAGAATGGAGCGGTAAGGCGATGGGAGGACGACAAGCGGCACGCCGCAGCCCCACTGGGCCCACTTCATTTCGACGAGCGCGGTTTCTTCTTTGTCGACATCAACCAGGATGGCGCGAATCTCGCCGCCCCGGCTTCGGGCATAGTCCACGGCGCGGACCACCGAGCGATTGACCCCTCCGATCGGCATAATCACAAGGTTGCGGCGGGGCCGCGGCGGGCGGGTGTCCCGGGTGAGCGATACCTGTTCGGCGACCGCTTTGTAGTGCGCTCGAATCCCGCGGAACATCATGATGAGGATTGCGACAAGCAGAAAGACGATCCATGCGCCCTGCACAAACTTGGTGGTGGCAATGATGACGGTTGCCACGCCGGTGGTGATCGCGCCGATGCCATTCACCACGAGCTTTTTGCGCCAGTGCAGGCCCCGTTTGACCAGCCAGCGCTTGACCATGCCGGCTTGGGATAGGGTGAATGAGACAAAGACGCCGATAGCATAGAGGGGGATTAAGGCGTGAGTGTCGCCACGGAAGATCACGAGTAGCAGACAGGCGAAAAACCCGAGAATGAAAATACCGTTGGAGAAGACCAGTCGATCGCCAAAGCTGGCCATCTGATGCGGCATATACCCGTCCCTGGCCAGGATGGACGACAGGTGAGGAAATCCCGCGAAGGCGCTATTGGCGGCCAGGATGAGGAGGAGCATGGTGCTGATTTGGACCGCGTAGTAGATGGCGCCGGAACCGAATGTGAGGCGTGCTAGTTGCGAGACGACTGTTTCATCTGCTTTGGCGAGAATGCCGTAGTGGTAGGCCATCCAGCTGATGCCCATAAACAGAACAGCGAGGATGGCCGACATCCAGATCATGGTCGTCGCGGCATTCTTGGATTCCGGCTCGCGGAAGGCTTTCACGCCGTTCGAGATCACTTCCATTCCGGTGACCGCCGAACAGCCGGCGGCAAAGGCGCGCAGGATCAGAAACAGCGT is a genomic window containing:
- a CDS encoding APC family permease, with product MLLKRWLVGDPLKTTQAAHERLSKTLALAIFSSNAISSVAYATEEILLVLILAGSAAVSWSIPVSVAILMLTLILTISYRQIIYEYPGGGGAYIVARSNLGELPALIAAGALMIDYILTVAVSVAAGIAALTSAVPILFPHREALGLTAILFIIVMNLRGVRESGKFFAVPTYFAIGALGIMVVIGTIQSLVGPGAVPVAPPTTAGQDSFDGVTLFLILRAFAAGCSAVTGMEVISNGVKAFREPESKNAATTMIWMSAILAVLFMGISWMAYHYGILAKADETVVSQLARLTFGSGAIYYAVQISTMLLLILAANSAFAGFPHLSSILARDGYMPHQMASFGDRLVFSNGIFILGFFACLLLVIFRGDTHALIPLYAIGVFVSFTLSQAGMVKRWLVKRGLHWRKKLVVNGIGAITTGVATVIIATTKFVQGAWIVFLLVAILIMMFRGIRAHYKAVAEQVSLTRDTRPPRPRRNLVIMPIGGVNRSVVRAVDYARSRGGEIRAILVDVDKEETALVEMKWAQWGCGVPLVVLPSPYRSILGSILDYIEDLQQKDPDCWITVVIPEILPARWWQNILHNQRALLLKGALLFKDRVVLTDVPYHLTR
- a CDS encoding PKD domain-containing protein, which produces MTRQPWIRSLYLLTLAVGSLLSADPTFAFKIAAPADGATLKSGQAVTVTVDLGADSGIVKVRYYWYGEQAETLVQQDDSEVSIMPQQDRLSDDRFSRKDSISGAPVVAVAALSSSSDQTPPFGGSLKVPQEAIGLMRLLAVAEISRGRLGTRTVFDEVMVKVEPEAALQTIDFETDKPLQLGRTGQSSAFGHVDSLGKVFELPVVGEFADGVVRPLASPASGTSYQSANPAVIKVLSGGMLQIVGNGKTILTVTNRGKQASLDIHVTVNDEPNEPPVADAGKNKTVKAGTKVKLSGLNSSDAEGEALYYSWSQVRGSKVPLLDVNGPEASFQAPHVSEPRTYRFKLRVTDKKGADSLPAFVDVVVEP
- a CDS encoding NFACT family protein, which gives rise to MALTATEITQVVAELAPALIGGWIQKAYQPTSRTVVLEIRTPGHTHRLLLSAHPASTRIHLITHALQNPPAPPPFCQYLRAHLHGARVDDLRQEGRDRIVALSLTTKAGPQRLIAELTGNRANLLVLDFERRLLRDLNRSTDMYGTPYQTPALSAGAGPRERDTRFAADAHGPCGLSAAIESYYDEKESTDNSAAVRDARANQIRKAIKKQGRRVEAWRSDLVKAEKYRHYARYGELLKANLGTIKKGLESIVVVDYFDEALPQLTIPLDPTKSAQGNMDDYFRKQRKHATAERELLPRIARGEAEIDALRRELSAIEQGTWQPAPVKPSTTAPTRQRDRLTANERPEERRGPFRRFTSSDGLPIFVGRNARENDELTFGLAKSDDLWLHARGTPGSHVVVRLEKGSDPPPETIRDAATLALLYSDLKKSGKGEVIYTRRKWVKKAKGQAPGAVTVTQDKSLHVSLDKKRLDALKTRSAQD
- a CDS encoding HEXXH motif-containing putative peptide modification protein, with the translated sequence MLLFDSPSLIALNLELRLSMRKLLQDLGRELQDDYAELASQLVFPADYVQFLSRRLKAEDLSNWKVVGWIESLNDCVYFLDIWQQWRTESDRREFAEQLFAECQEKFFENSYLDELFPKGKPQVTGLDGRLARLCKRLAQDIAQEALWLDPAAATAWCRMGKKVPWNVPGNLAQNFEKAEEAGAVPLGVAGDQCEAPPSLKRVLTRAKSRAVFRIDETGIALKVGRLLAPVWSAVGGQAQWHWAVRPTAEVLCTSYGAVTVGSTLMYGKDRQPKKVVPTDPKQAARIRRAWETIHTAWPEGHEVLALLTSRIIPLNAKGVVSFSYRHRPGLSFINCFDRDNLDLIDDLIHENSHHHLNLLLRKHVMYHGDRNQQIFYSPWRRSLRPLRGILHATFTFTMGALLFERLSSWAETKQGMKQWKAAGLTQRDLMRARFRCLEEIESVRYSIQDLEYAGGHLKWLTGSGARLVRQLEEQIGNAEAHILCHREAVMRSTFGPAIRRHIKELQQARQAFGPVRLGAV
- a CDS encoding ribbon-helix-helix protein, CopG family, coding for MATVTISLSDEEMRRLEVLGKREGLTVEQIVRLGIMDFIGQPDDAFRATAMRVMEKNTEPYRRLS
- a CDS encoding type II toxin-antitoxin system death-on-curing family toxin, translating into MADTEFYPDVFSKAAVLLDGLTRNHPFLDGNKRISIATAALFLEVNGYRVTTTNTDLEGFTIHVTTMEPGLDQITKWFRDKTVRIARR